The Amblyomma americanum isolate KBUSLIRL-KWMA chromosome 11, ASM5285725v1, whole genome shotgun sequence genome includes the window TCACGACATCGGGAAACTGCCTTGAGATGTGTGGAGTTGTTAGAGAAGCTTTTGACATGCATATTTTATATTTTGAATtgtcgatatatcgaactatttcgcgatccctttcgagttcgatatatccgggatcgactgtaTGTGCTTTTAGTTGTCTGTGTGTTTTTACCAAGTGCATGTGTACAGTTCAATGTGGCCCATTAAAGAAATTTCGAAAAATTCGAAATTTTGAGTCTTTTCAGTCAGTAGACTGCTCATAACAGTTCCTGATGTAATTTTCATATTGTTCCTAATGAAACAAATTTTTTGTATGCAGTGTATAATGAAGCCAGATAACAGTACATTGCTTACAACGAACAAATTCTTTAGATTTATTTCTCCCATTGCGCCTATTTAAAAATAAGCCATATATAACGTTATAATTATCGACGAAATAACAGATGCAACAACAGGCTTGTGGGCTGGTGGAAGATTTTTACCACCAAAATTTGTCTGAAAGactgataaaaaataaaatgctttgAAGCAAATGACGTGAAAACTCCGCAACTCTGCAAATAGACCGGTATAGCGAAATCCGTGAGTGTCGTTGTGTACAGCCTTAGGAACCAAAAGCTATCATCGTCGCAAACGCTGGAGggagggaagagcttgcttggtCGCCACCGCACAAGGCTTTCTCACAAAAACGCATTTTCCGACATGCCCACCTGTTTGTGCGTTCGTGAACTGGGTAAAAATGGCGACCACTAAGCGCAACGAGACATttcttgaccccccccccctcccccccctcaaTCAATTTTTGCCGCTGAGAATTTACTTATTTCAAGTAAATTTTTCAATTAACATTTTAACATTATACTCACATAAGTATGCTAACTACTCCGTTACCTAAAATCTACCCTCTTGGAATCTGTTCAAACAGCAAAATTTGGCAGAAAAGGTTCTTTCTCTAGACAAAAGCATGGGCACCTCCTCAGACTTTTGAATACAATCAAACTGAATGAAGACAAGAGCTcacataaagaaagaaaaatgatgtcTTCTAAAGCTACAAATAACAATGAGCATTTTTGTGCACTGTCATTTCAGCCCCCAAGACATTATGGAATAACAATTTAAAGACTTGAACTTTCAATTTAAGAGCATGcttacaatgaaaaaaaagaaaaagcctttTATTACCACTCACCTGATATTAAGGCCCACAAAGTTGGCGAGGTTGAAGACATAGTCACCACCAACGTACATTCCAACATATGTGGTCATTATGTTCTGGGATAAAAAAAAAGGGTAGAACGACATTAAAATGCCAACACAAATAATAATACAACAAAGCCACTTGGCCATCCTTTGTTCACGTGTAATGACGATCTGTAGCATACTTTATAATAAAAGGGTGTTGTGAAATATAGTAAAACCTTGCTGATATGTCCCCAGTTCCGACACTCAAAACTGCGGGCATTAATGCCCTATACAGTAGCACCATTATTCTCGCGGTTTTATGTTCCAGGATAACATGATTTCTGGGCTACTACATAATAAAATTTCCACAAATTATAGCCTTACAAAACGTCTAGTGATCAACTGCACATGTGCAAGCATAAAAGTTGGCCAAATATGGGGGATATCAGCTGGAATGCAACGGCAGCTACCTACCGTTGTGGCTTCTCTGTAGTGCGTCGAGAGGgtgaaacactaaaaaaaaaatgcgtgctaACCTATGAGAGGGCCATTCCTGCTGGGACGCAGTACAAAGAGGAGAAATGCACCTGCTTCTTCATGGAACCAAAGCACTAGGGGCCGAAGCATTTGAGAAGTGCTACGACGAGTTTATATACAAACGGGCCGGGTCTGGGGAACACACCATGAGAAGCAAGCACGCTGCGACAGTCAGCCACTGTGGTGGCTTCCACGCATTGCTTAGGTGCACGCGGGCAACGCAACCAAAAAATGACATGTTTTGGCTACTTTTGCCATACATTTTGCCAGACAGTAtgttttttcttcacatttttaAAAAGCACATAAACAAGGTTTCACAGTAATATCTCTACAATGTACTAGATGATGATGGCATTGGGAAATTGAGAAACTTTGCAATATCGATGAATTCGATACACGGAGGTTCTTTACATTCAGGCTTAACAGTATACCAAACATTCGTATTGAATCGAATGCTGAACACTTGCTAATCTATCAATTATTCGAAATGATTGCATATCCGCACAGGCCTAGTCAGAATTGATTCTGCAGTGGATAATTTGAACTATGCATTGCTCTGTCTGGGCATTGCCACTATAAAGTTGAGCTCATCATCCTATATCTAGTCTTGTGTGTCCTTTTCGCGCAACTTTACAGTGTCTCATCATAAACAGGTGGTGCTTTGCTGTGCTTGCACAATACCCTCCCTGTCTTAGGAACACTGCACAGGTGGGAGAACTAGAGGCACGAAAACATTGATTGCGCAtttgtatacaaaaaaaaattgcaaacaacTGTACTGTTTCCAAGCACACAAGTATAAACAAATATGCACACGAATGAAGCAGCAACATTACAGAAATTCTGCTCTGAATTGGTTCCACCTCAGAGCACAACTGCCACAGCCTGCAAACTTTTGCACTGGAACGCAAATGGATGTAGGACTGGGGCATCAGATGTTACGACACGATGATaggagaaacaaacaaacaaagcccAATATTTGGTAAACACACTGGGCCCTCGCAGTGGTTTACGCAACTAAGTCAGCACAGTGCATGCACCTTCTGCTCTTTCCTGTGTTCTTGTATCCCTTATGCTCTTCACAAAAAATTCCTGCAACTTCCTTCCCTAATGCGTTTGCTTCACTGACGTTGGTTTGTACACAATTCACACATCTCaaccatcaccatcagcctgaaaATGTCTACTGCATGACACAGAGCTCTGTCCCATATCCCCCCAACTAACTCTGCCTTTGTGACAACCTTAATCCTAATCTCAGCCACACACCCGACACTATCtagctaagcttgccttctcttggaatccaggcCGATACCCTTAACGACCATAGTGACCATCAGTTATCTAGGCTTTGCATTACTTGCCCTGCCCATGCTGGTTTTCTTCTTGACTTGAGGTAGAATATCATTAATTCACGTTTTATCCCTGACCCACTTGGCACTCTTTCCGTCTCTGAACATGGAACTTGCCATTTTCCTCTCCACAGTAAGCCATCTTGTTCCCAAGTTAATTTCATCCTTTTTCATCATTTCCAAAGTTTGTGCTCTGGTCCTCTCGAGCGCAGGCTTTTCAAGCACAAGGCCGCTTCACCTGCACAGACACAACCCTTCCCAAGCACAAAGCTAGGAGACCCAAGCATGTCATTGGGGCTCCACCCACCTTGAGGCAGCCGACAATGGTGGTGGTGAGCGCAGAGTTGAACGCCGTGCACAGCACCGTGGCATGCATGATCATGAAGCCCATGAGGCAGGAGCAGAGGAAGGCACTTAGGAAACCGGGCTCTGTCCACCGCGAGAACTCCAGGGCCTGCAccacagagagagagacagtgGAAATGCAGGTTGGCAGAAGCATGCCACTGAGCAGCACTGTCACACAATACGTACTACTTGATGAAAAACGGTCGCACGAGGAACAAGCTTCAAACAGATGCAGCTTGttcacaatcatcatcagccCAGTTACATCCACTGCAAGACAAAACTAACCTAACAATTCCCATTAAATTTCTAATCTCAACCACCCTATGACACTTCAGATTGCTTCAGGCTGCTGCTTCTctttttaatcccctcattccctCCCCCAGTACACGATAGCGAACCAGAAGCCTTTCTCGttaacatccccccccccctcccctccccccccccccatcttttaGGCTGCTACAAACTCTAAAGCGCGGCAGCTGATAAACACGACACTCTTAAACACAACAAGCCATAAATATCAGAACTTACTCACTGCTGGAGTTAACAGCACTACCTTAAAACATCCATGCAGCTCGAAAGAACCAGCCAAACAGTCGGCAGGAAAATACAAACCATACATTCCATCCCAGAACCATACATACACTCCACCTTTCACTCCACCACATTGTAGTGGCCGTATCATTTTTGATCTGTGCACTTCTAAGAATTTATGCCAATTAGCAGCTGTTGCCTCCAGGATCTGCAAACAACATCATTCTGTTGTCTAATTTTTTTGGCCAAATTTTCCAGGATATGCACACTAAAGGAGGTGTGCATCATTCGCAAGTATGCACAAATTACGAGCTTTTGCAAGCTAAAAAAAGAACTACGTTCACACAGTTTGAGCCCTCTGTGCCAGCCTAACCACAAGCCCAAGACAAAGCTCATAAGTTTTAGCTCCCTTTCAACCATATACACAGGTTAGTACAGATAATGATAGTACGAGGACAGTGTTATCGGACTCACCATTGCCAAATCGCCCAAGAGCCAGGAGAGAAAGCTGAGAGGAACCACCATAAGCAAGGCATTGTAGAAGAGGAGCTCGTAATTGCTGAGATCCTGGGAGGGAAGCgtacatataaaaaaaaagtcaTATGATGCTTTCCAGGCTCAAATCATAGAAGAAAGTAATCTACTCAGGACTGCCTGACTCTTCTTTACAATGGGTCCCACATAACAGCCTTGCTTTTTGGCGGGCATTTGCAAAAGAACGCTACTTAATAGAAATAATGAGTGCTAATTATACTCCTGGCTGTTGTCAATGAAGGTGTaactacagtgaaagctcgttaattcgacccccgttaattcggacaatcggataattcgacctgcacgcatggtccctacaattatatataggagtctatagggcaaaactctcgttaattcggacaaattttaccgcccatcGGTTAATTCGACCTAGTTCCACAGCCCGCCAAAAGCGGCGCTactgtaaagttggaaaaaaagaatgtagcgtaggccatccgtacggtcatcgtcatcagcagtgcgagagagggcgagggaagcaaggttagcagtagccgaagcgcccggtgtctttctttgtgcttcgttgcctctttcagtcgtgctcagtcgtcgtgttaaccctatcttcagcaagtctcgttttggcgtgtgtcgttgttgccccgtgtttcttgctgctacgatcgcggttattgaaccctaacacgccttttttggatattgcgtgctttgccagcatgtttactgtgctgttttcgagTGTGTAGCGCGCCGTGCCTGCGCTCCTCGCCATCGCTTCCTACACGAAATCATCCAAGAAGTGAcaggcgccgacaacgacgattcgtcggaagatgacgattgtgagcacctgccccaaacgccgaagcgcacggtgaaagaagccgcagaagccttgtccgtgctggaagacttctgtcgttctgtgaacaaattccggatggttcgcgtgccgcggagcatctggcagctgttagagctattgtagccgctcaaattccgaaaaagcagacgacgataacaaacttctttgccaaataaaggtatgtcatgctggggcaaatttcatgttttttgtggttcattcgatatttcgacattcgcttaattcgacaatttttcgcggtcccgtcagtgtcgaattaacgagcttttactgtagatGCGCAAACAGGTGGGCATTCATTGCGAATCAATCAgtacatcaatcaatcaatcatagATGTAAATTGTAGATGTAAATTGTAAAAATTGTTGGGTTTAACATtctgaagcaacacatgggcatGTGggatgccgttgtggagggctccgtattaacctggaacacctggggttcttgaacgtacCAGAACATGGGGGTTCTTGAACGTACCAGCACATGGGCGTTCTTTTATTCTGCCTTCACTGAAATATGGCCACCGTGGCAGAGATCAAACCagtgaccttgggatcagcagccgatcgcTCAAACAATAAATGAATCGAAATACTTCTTGAGAACGCGCCGAGAAAAAGAAGTTACAAAACTTGATCTGGGGCCCCAACGACCACAGCAGTTTCCGGGAACACAGACTAAAGTATGCTACATGCACAACCACACACAAACAAAACCCCCATGCAAACCGTCCAGGATATTTACCTTGGCATCGACCACCTTGCGAACGCAAATGATATTGGCCGCGGTGAAGAAATCGTTGAGCAGGACTAGCGTGTAGCCGCTGAAGTCGAAGGTCAGGTCTCTGCTGCACAGGGAAAAGCAAAGCATACATAATATGGTCCATTTCTGGAGGCAAACTCATCCATGAATTCAAAGCACGGGCTACCTTGGTAAGAAATCTTGTCAACCATTCAGGTAGTGTGATGTTTCGCTCTTTCCTTACCATGCCCATTGAGCATTCTTAGCCAACTAACAATGCCTTTGTGCACCCCTTTCGGAACCTTCCGCATTGCTTACGGACAGACTGCTCGTATGGCTTGTAGTCAAGGGACCAAAGGTTCGTTTCcgatgcagttttcttttttcctgtgagctaactttttttttaatgcactgtGAAGATGCGAAGCAGTAGTACTGTGCTCACTGCCTACTGACAATAACTTCGCCGCTCGACTTCAGAGCCTTCCCCGTTGCTTAAGGGCACGCTGTGCCATTTGGCTTGGAATTAGACAAACAAAATTTCATTTTCgatgttattttttttctgcaaggcgGCAGTTTTTGAACGCGCTCCGAAGACACGGTGGCGTCCAAATTGTTTGGCAGCCTCTGCATGTGCGACACACGTTCAAAAACGTCACAAATCTCAGGACTCTGCTTTGTCAGCGGTTGATTTCATCAACAACACCAGCAGCAGTGAGTCTCTTTTCGTCAGGATTCAGTACTGACGTCAGCAATCACCGAAACCAGCCTGGAAAACACGTACCTGTGCTCCGGTGCCCAACTATAGGGTTTCAAGTTATTCTTTTGTAGCAAGAATACTGTTCAAGATAGAAGGTTGGTTTTTTCAAAGGTAGTGGCCAAAAGAATACCAAATATTTTGCATATTTCAGAAAATTCTTAACACTTCCTTCTTTCTAGGTACAAGCGTGTCTTTACAAGTTGTGTTCAATATTTTCCTAAAATCTTGTTTTTGGCATATAAAATTTTCTATTGCAACGTGCAATTCGTTGTTCAATCTTATATGCCTAAAAAGCACATTCATTTAGCTTTGTTTGTGtgtattgcattaaattttaaatGCAATAGCTTTTACAGATATAAATGCTACTGCAACCTACAAAAACGTAAATTACTAGCATGAACAGTACTAGTAAATACTGACATGCATGGCAAGCTCTACCTCGCTGAAGTTCAACTATGGATGCCACAACTTTCTTTAGTGACCATGAACACGTGTCACTTCTTCAATGCTTAGCCTCAATGATAAACAAATCTGAATGTAAATGACCACAAGATTTCAATCTATTGGACCATGACCCACGGCGAAGCAACAACAAGAAACCTAAACAGCATACAAAATGGTGGCCATTTTtaggcttatggtttatgggggcttaacgtcccaaagcaactcgggctatgagggatgccgtagtgaagggctccagaaatttggggctctttagcgtgcactgacatcgcacagtatacgggcctcaaattctaccgccgcagccgggatcaaacccacatctttggggtcagtagccaagcgccataaccactgagccactacaaTGGCCCGCCATTTTTAGGCTTATGCATTTAGTAGGAATGCATAATGAAAAAAATCAGAGCTTAAGTGTCAGCCATAATGTTTGCAACTTCCTACAAGAGCACAAAATAAGATGACAGATGGACTTCATATGGCAAAGAAACACCCAGAGCTATAGGACATGCTATTACAGTGGAGGACTGAGTGCTAATTTCAACCaccgcgtcttttttttttattgcgaaagcaatactgctcgaggtttccgctcttggccgtcgtcccggagaatccaccattgacctttagcgtgacctatgtgtgacgtcataccagctgtggaaaagcggggccccaactcggctcgtcgcgatcgtcccagcgaatcctccatcctgcagctgcgcgccgctgccgcgaggggcgctcgctgtacgtgacgtcatgccagctgtggaaaagcgcccccccaactcggctcgtcgcgatcgtcccagcgaatcctccatcctgcagctgcgcgccgctgccgcgaggggcgctcgctgtacgtgacgtcatgccagctgtggaaaagcggcccccccaactcggctcgtcgcgatcgtcccagcgaatccacgcgccgctgccgtgggggaggcgctcactctacgtgacgtcatgccagctgtggaaaagcggccccccaactcggctcgtcgcagtcgtcccagcgaatcctccacggtatgtcggatgatgtgtagaAGGTGAAgttgcaacgatgtgctgcagctaagaagcggcggcgtgcggaagaaacgtaTGAaaagcgggaacaacgtttagctaaacggcgtgtaTATTATGCAGCCAGGCGAATGCGTTCAACATCTCTTGATCTGGGTGCATCTACAAGTATCATGCATGCTCTCAATGCTGATGCGACTTTGGCGACACCTGATCtggaacgacagaacgaagcgaggaagagacaacgcgctcaagagacgccagaagaacgctccgcacgactcgagaaaTGTTGCAACAAAGATGTGGCTAGAAGTTGTGCCACGTCCCGGAAtgactccaactgcggaagagaccgctttgagtttaggagagcgtcagaatgagacgaaacgaagctttcgcaattcaacttgggttaaccagagctaaaccatatccaatttttttttcaggaacactaAGGACAAATTGGAGCTGACCTATACCATTTGACTGCCCAATTCTAATTACAAAGCAGTTATTTTCATTAAAAACAGAGCTTCTATAAGCTAGAAACCGCCACAGAATGAAATATATACATTGCTGCCGCACGCTCTTTTCACAGGCAAACTGCGATGACGTCCCATGCTTTGTCTGCATCTCTGAGGTTATACAACACAGCCATCAACAATTAACCAGCAATCACAGATTCCATAAATCTCTCCATATCATCACCATTTCAACTGAgtttccagaaaaaaatgtgTCATCTCCAATTCCAACTTTCTCAGCAATAAGTAGCTATTCTGCTGATATGTGAACCCCAACACAGCCGTAAAGAACCAAATAATTAAATTTTTCAAAGAACAAAAAGTGCATAGAATTGTCCTCGGTGTCATATTAACAGAAAATGCAGGGTCCACTCAACAATGCAAGAATGAAAGCGCAAAGGAATGAAAGCAAGCAGCCACTCACCATGCAGCAATCACTGCTCCTCCAACCATGGCAAACACAGAGATCACAACACCTGTCGAAGGCTTTTTcctgaaaaaagagaaaacatgaACTGTCACATTCTGGCTCTCAGCTTATCGCAGTTTCGCCACACAACAGACTCAGCAACTCATCAACGACTATCCTTCTCGGAAGCAATAAGCCACACAGTTAGTTACAGCTCAACAAAATGATGCTCCGAGTCGCTAATCACAGACATGTAATTAGGCACATCTGTTCTTAAAGGAAAACAACGGTGTTAAATTTCAGGATAACGAGAGTTGTGACTAACCTCAAGAAGATACTGGGTAGATATAGTGTTATCGTGTAACGGAACCACTGTTGAAGAAAAGGCTGAAGTGGGAAACTGAATGATTGGACCCAAGCAGTAAATGAGATTTTTGGACTAATTTGCCTCTCAGAGTGCCCACTGGACGTTTCCTCATATAACTTGTACAGCCTTCCGATTCTACAATTCTTTGTTTTTAAATAACGCCAATTTTTGCTTGTATAAAATCTGCTGAGCTCAACTTGTGCTGCTGAATAGAAGTGCTATCCGGGACAAAATGTTTGGTATCAGCAgacacatttctttttgtttccttaTTTCCAAAACATATGCCACATCACTCACACCTGCCAGCTGCACTGCCCAACTCTAGGAAGACAGAAAGCACAACACTTTTACAAACCCTGGGCTGGACTTCTGACAAAGCAACTGGTGGCACATCAAGAAGAGCTTGTGACTCGCACAGCATCAATTTAAATTGTCAGTCTTTAATTTTCTTCCACAGTCAAGCCTGAGACCGGCTCACTAAGCACATGGTATAACAAAACATGCCTACTGGACAATGGCACGGCAGCCTACTGATGGCTGGCGCTGAGTCAACCCCACTGCTTCATAATGTGCAGGCAATTAAACTTGTAATACCCAAACACGTATTTGTTTTCATGGCGCCCAACCCTGATTAATACCAAATCGGCCAGTTGTGACAGGGAGACCAACTGCCAGCAGGCATTTAAATTTAAATGAATGTGTTGTACATCAGCTAGATGTCTCAGTTACCAGATGCAGGATAAGCATTTCACATAAACTAGTGCAAAAAatcggctgtggtttagctctggttaatactagttgaattgtgaaagcttcatttccttggcacgtcgtctaagcagcatctcattccgacactctcgagaactcaaaccggtctcttccgcagctttagagtcactccgggacatggcacgacttcttctagccgcatcttcgttacgatgcTTCTCGAGCCGTGCAGCGCGCACTTCTGgagtctcttgagcgcgttgtctcttcctggcttcgttctgtcgttgttgcgtctcttacGCGCtttccataacgactacaatacactgaagcGAAGCGCATACACATATATCGCCCGCGACGCAACACCTCCTCTTCATCTAACCCA containing:
- the frc gene encoding UDP-sugar transporter UST74c fringe connection isoform X1 — translated: MDEPLVTNRVPARAKILSALFYGIVSFLIIVVNKVVLTTYGFPSPYFLGVGQMAITISLIWALRQAGFIDFPQVSLATCAKVFPLPLFFGANLVCGLGGTQKISLPMFTALRRFSILMTMIGEYLVLRKKPSTGVVISVFAMVGGAVIAACRDLTFDFSGYTLVLLNDFFTAANIICVRKVVDAKDLSNYELLFYNALLMVVPLSFLSWLLGDLAMALEFSRWTEPGFLSAFLCSCLMGFMIMHATVLCTAFNSALTTTIVGCLKNIMTTYVGMYVGGDYVFNLANFVGLNISVAGSLLYSYLTFVHKQSQQQIPTTQPK